One Bos taurus isolate L1 Dominette 01449 registration number 42190680 breed Hereford chromosome 3, ARS-UCD2.0, whole genome shotgun sequence DNA window includes the following coding sequences:
- the MINDY1 gene encoding ubiquitin carboxyl-terminal hydrolase MINDY-1 (The RefSeq protein has 1 substitution compared to this genomic sequence), protein MEHHQPEHPAPGETRTAEAVSPENHKVLSEPKEHPQDKDAKEADGAAGEQEPVDQASLPAQGQDNFESPPPDASSSQPGPARETRPETETAGACSRLQELPQSPRARQPELDFYCVKWIPWKGEQTPIITQSANGPCPLIAIANILFLQWKVKLPPQKEVITSDELMAHLGDCLLSIKPQEKSEGLQLNFQQNVDDAMTVLPKLATGLDVNVRFTGVSDFEYTPECSVFDLLGIPLYHGWLVDPQSPEAVSAVGKLSYNQLVEKIITCKHSSDTNLVTEGLIAEQFLETTAAQLTYHGLCELTAAAKEGELSVFFRNNHFSTMTKHKGHLYLLVTDQGFLQEEQVVWESLHNVDGDSCFCDSDFHLSHSPGKGPGTGGGSGSPEKQRQVDQDYLIALSLQQQQPPPQGTSGLSDLELAQQLQQEEYQQHQAAQAAPARAPSPQGRGAASGRPAAERRQRPKQESDCVLL, encoded by the exons ATGGAACACTATCAACCTGAGCATCCAGCCCCTGGTGAGACCAGGACTGCAGAAGCGGTCAGCCCTGAAAACCACAAGGTCTTGTCAGAACCCAAAGAGCACCCTCAGGACAAGGATGCCAAAGAGGCAGACGGGGCAGCTGGAGAGCAGGAGCCAGTAGACCAAGCTTCACTGCCAGCCCAAGGCCAGGATAACTTCGAGTCCCCTCCACCAGATGCTAGCTCAAGCCAACCAGGGCCAGCCAGGGAGACTCGACCTGAGACAGAGACAGCGGGGGCCTGCTCCAGGCTCCAGGAGCTTCCCCAGTCCCCTAGGGCCCGACAGCCTGAGCTAGACTTCTACTGTGTCAAGTGGATCCCCTGGAAAGGAGAACAGACACCTATCATCACCCAGAGCGCCAATGGCCCTTGCCCTCTCATCGCCATCGCGAATATCCTTTTTCTTCAGTGGAAG GTAAAGCTGCCGCCTCAGAAAGAAGTGATCACATCCGACGAGCTCATGGCCCATCTCG GAGACTGCCTTCTGTCCATCAAACCTCAGGAAAAGTCAGAGGGACTTCAGCTTAATTTTCAGCAG AATGTGGACGATGCAATGACAGTGCTGCCTAAACTGGCCACAGGTCTGGATGTCAATGTGCGGTTCACAGGCGTCTCTGATTTTGAGTACACTCCTGAGTGCAGTGTCTTTGACCTCCTTGGCATTCCTCTGTACCATGGCTGGCTTGTTGATCCCCAG AGTCCTGAGGCTGTGAGTGCAGTCGGGAAGCTGAGTTACAACCAGCTGGTAGAGAAGATCATCACCTGCAAGCACTCCAGTGACACCAACCTTGTGACAGAAG GCCTGATTGCAGAGCAGTTTCTGGAGACCACTGCTGCCCAGCTGACCTACCATGGCCTATGTGAACTAACAGCAGCTGCCAAGGAGGGCGAACTTAGCGTCTTTTTCCGGAACAACCACTTCAGCACTATGACTAAGCATAAG GGCCACTTGTACCTACTGGTCACTGACCAGGGCTTTCTCCAGGAGGAGCAAGTGGTGTGGGAGAGCCTGCACAACGTGGACGGAGACAGCTGTTTCTGTGACTCTGACTTTCACCTCAGCCACTCCCCGGGCAAGGGACCCGGAACGGGAGGTGGGAGTGGCTCCCCAGAAAAGCAGCGGCAGGTGGACCAG GACTACCTGATCGCCTTGTccctacagcagcagcagcccccgcCCCAGGGCACATCGGGTCTGAGCGACTTGGAACTGGCCCAGCAGCTTCAGCAAGAGGAGTACCAGCAGCACCAAGCGGCCCAGGCTGCCCCTGCACGGGCCCCATCACCGCAG GGGAGAGGAGCTGCATCTGGACGCCCAGCTGCTGAGCGTCGGCAAAGGCCGAAGCAAGAGTCCGACTGTGTCCTCCTGTAG
- the MINDY1 gene encoding ubiquitin carboxyl-terminal hydrolase MINDY-1 isoform X1, translated as MEHYQPEHPAPGETRTAEAVSPENHKVLSEPKEHPQDKDAKEADGAAGEQEPVDQASLPAQGQDNFESPPPDASSSQPGPARETRPETETAGACSRLQELPQSPRARQPELDFYCVKWIPWKGEQTPIITQSANGPCPLIAIANILFLQWKVKLPPQKEVITSDELMAHLGDCLLSIKPQEKSEGLQLNFQQNVDDAMTVLPKLATGLDVNVRFTGVSDFEYTPECSVFDLLGIPLYHGWLVDPQSPEAVSAVGKLSYNQLVEKIITCKHSSDTNLVTEGLIAEQFLETTAAQLTYHGLCELTAAAKEGELSVFFRNNHFSTMTKHKGHLYLLVTDQGFLQEEQVVWESLHNVDGDSCFCDSDFHLSHSPGKGPGTGGGSGSPEKQRQVDQDYLIALSLQQQQPPPQGTSGLSDLELAQQLQQEEYQQHQAAQAAPARAPSPQGRGAASGRPAAERRQRPKQESDCVLL; from the exons ATGGAACACTATCAACCTGAGCATCCAGCCCCTGGTGAGACCAGGACTGCAGAAGCGGTCAGCCCTGAAAACCACAAGGTCTTGTCAGAACCCAAAGAGCACCCTCAGGACAAGGATGCCAAAGAGGCAGACGGGGCAGCTGGAGAGCAGGAGCCAGTAGACCAAGCTTCACTGCCAGCCCAAGGCCAGGATAACTTCGAGTCCCCTCCACCAGATGCTAGCTCAAGCCAACCAGGGCCAGCCAGGGAGACTCGACCTGAGACAGAGACAGCGGGGGCCTGCTCCAGGCTCCAGGAGCTTCCCCAGTCCCCTAGGGCCCGACAGCCTGAGCTAGACTTCTACTGTGTCAAGTGGATCCCCTGGAAAGGAGAACAGACACCTATCATCACCCAGAGCGCCAATGGCCCTTGCCCTCTCATCGCCATCGCGAATATCCTTTTTCTTCAGTGGAAG GTAAAGCTGCCGCCTCAGAAAGAAGTGATCACATCCGACGAGCTCATGGCCCATCTCG GAGACTGCCTTCTGTCCATCAAACCTCAGGAAAAGTCAGAGGGACTTCAGCTTAATTTTCAGCAG AATGTGGACGATGCAATGACAGTGCTGCCTAAACTGGCCACAGGTCTGGATGTCAATGTGCGGTTCACAGGCGTCTCTGATTTTGAGTACACTCCTGAGTGCAGTGTCTTTGACCTCCTTGGCATTCCTCTGTACCATGGCTGGCTTGTTGATCCCCAG AGTCCTGAGGCTGTGAGTGCAGTCGGGAAGCTGAGTTACAACCAGCTGGTAGAGAAGATCATCACCTGCAAGCACTCCAGTGACACCAACCTTGTGACAGAAG GCCTGATTGCAGAGCAGTTTCTGGAGACCACTGCTGCCCAGCTGACCTACCATGGCCTATGTGAACTAACAGCAGCTGCCAAGGAGGGCGAACTTAGCGTCTTTTTCCGGAACAACCACTTCAGCACTATGACTAAGCATAAG GGCCACTTGTACCTACTGGTCACTGACCAGGGCTTTCTCCAGGAGGAGCAAGTGGTGTGGGAGAGCCTGCACAACGTGGACGGAGACAGCTGTTTCTGTGACTCTGACTTTCACCTCAGCCACTCCCCGGGCAAGGGACCCGGAACGGGAGGTGGGAGTGGCTCCCCAGAAAAGCAGCGGCAGGTGGACCAG GACTACCTGATCGCCTTGTccctacagcagcagcagcccccgcCCCAGGGCACATCGGGTCTGAGCGACTTGGAACTGGCCCAGCAGCTTCAGCAAGAGGAGTACCAGCAGCACCAAGCGGCCCAGGCTGCCCCTGCACGGGCCCCATCACCGCAG GGGAGAGGAGCTGCATCTGGACGCCCAGCTGCTGAGCGTCGGCAAAGGCCGAAGCAAGAGTCCGACTGTGTCCTCCTGTAG
- the MINDY1 gene encoding ubiquitin carboxyl-terminal hydrolase MINDY-1 isoform X2 yields the protein MEHYQPEHPAPGETRTAEAVSPENHKVLSEPKEHPQDKDAKEADGAAGEQEPVDQASLPAQGQDNFESPPPDASSSQPGPARETRPETETAGACSRLQELPQSPRARQPELDFYCVKWIPWKGEQTPIITQSANGPCPLIAIANILFLQWKVKLPPQKEVITSDELMAHLGDCLLSIKPQEKSEGLQLNFQQNVDDAMTVLPKLATGLDVNVRFTGVSDFEYTPECSVFDLLGIPLYHGWLVDPQSPEAVSAVGKLSYNQLVEKIITCKHSSDTNLVTEGLIAEQFLETTAAQLTYHGLCELTAAAKEGELSVFFRNNHFSTMTKHKGHLYLLVTDQGFLQEEQVVWESLHNVDGDSCFCDSDFHLSHSPGKGPGTGGGSGSPEKQRQVDQQQQPPPQGTSGLSDLELAQQLQQEEYQQHQAAQAAPARAPSPQGRGAASGRPAAERRQRPKQESDCVLL from the exons ATGGAACACTATCAACCTGAGCATCCAGCCCCTGGTGAGACCAGGACTGCAGAAGCGGTCAGCCCTGAAAACCACAAGGTCTTGTCAGAACCCAAAGAGCACCCTCAGGACAAGGATGCCAAAGAGGCAGACGGGGCAGCTGGAGAGCAGGAGCCAGTAGACCAAGCTTCACTGCCAGCCCAAGGCCAGGATAACTTCGAGTCCCCTCCACCAGATGCTAGCTCAAGCCAACCAGGGCCAGCCAGGGAGACTCGACCTGAGACAGAGACAGCGGGGGCCTGCTCCAGGCTCCAGGAGCTTCCCCAGTCCCCTAGGGCCCGACAGCCTGAGCTAGACTTCTACTGTGTCAAGTGGATCCCCTGGAAAGGAGAACAGACACCTATCATCACCCAGAGCGCCAATGGCCCTTGCCCTCTCATCGCCATCGCGAATATCCTTTTTCTTCAGTGGAAG GTAAAGCTGCCGCCTCAGAAAGAAGTGATCACATCCGACGAGCTCATGGCCCATCTCG GAGACTGCCTTCTGTCCATCAAACCTCAGGAAAAGTCAGAGGGACTTCAGCTTAATTTTCAGCAG AATGTGGACGATGCAATGACAGTGCTGCCTAAACTGGCCACAGGTCTGGATGTCAATGTGCGGTTCACAGGCGTCTCTGATTTTGAGTACACTCCTGAGTGCAGTGTCTTTGACCTCCTTGGCATTCCTCTGTACCATGGCTGGCTTGTTGATCCCCAG AGTCCTGAGGCTGTGAGTGCAGTCGGGAAGCTGAGTTACAACCAGCTGGTAGAGAAGATCATCACCTGCAAGCACTCCAGTGACACCAACCTTGTGACAGAAG GCCTGATTGCAGAGCAGTTTCTGGAGACCACTGCTGCCCAGCTGACCTACCATGGCCTATGTGAACTAACAGCAGCTGCCAAGGAGGGCGAACTTAGCGTCTTTTTCCGGAACAACCACTTCAGCACTATGACTAAGCATAAG GGCCACTTGTACCTACTGGTCACTGACCAGGGCTTTCTCCAGGAGGAGCAAGTGGTGTGGGAGAGCCTGCACAACGTGGACGGAGACAGCTGTTTCTGTGACTCTGACTTTCACCTCAGCCACTCCCCGGGCAAGGGACCCGGAACGGGAGGTGGGAGTGGCTCCCCAGAAAAGCAGCGGCAGGTGGACCAG cagcagcagcccccgcCCCAGGGCACATCGGGTCTGAGCGACTTGGAACTGGCCCAGCAGCTTCAGCAAGAGGAGTACCAGCAGCACCAAGCGGCCCAGGCTGCCCCTGCACGGGCCCCATCACCGCAG GGGAGAGGAGCTGCATCTGGACGCCCAGCTGCTGAGCGTCGGCAAAGGCCGAAGCAAGAGTCCGACTGTGTCCTCCTGTAG